A stretch of the Streptomyces venezuelae genome encodes the following:
- a CDS encoding acetate--CoA ligase family protein, which produces MLGSTHGTLTTDFRARVEACGEHPRAAVHSTTAPSGGGADRDALDVSGRPLHADVPDLDRFFRPESVAIVGASDADGRPNTGITRQLFAWAERVGARVHPVHPTRPAVFGRPCFASVADLPEQVDLAVLLVGDPLPVIEQLAEAKVKFAVAFASGFAETGEEGKAAQARLATAVARSGLRLLGPNTNLNAFERFREDLDGPAIALITQSGHQGRPVYTLQELGIRLSHWAPTGNEADLETADFISYFAEQPEVGAIACYVEGLKDGRSFLLAADRAARNRVPVVAVKVGRTETGARMAASHTGKLTGADTVVDAAMRQFGVIRVDGLDELQDTAALLARARRPQSDGVVVYSISGGTGAHFSDLATEAGLHLPGLSAAKQAELHQWIPAYLNVANPVDNGGHPVGDWRGRKIIDAILADPAVGVLICPITGPFPPMSDKLAQDLVDAAEQTDKLICVIWGSPVGTEDAYRTTLLGSSRVATFRTFGNCITAVRAYLDHHRFTTAYRSPFEDAPRTPSPSYRKAQALMRPGQQLSEHAAKQLLRAYGIRVPREQLVTSAAAAVRAAGLVGYPVVMKASGPQLAHKTELGLVKVGLTSASQIRDAYRELTDIARYEDIPLDGILVCQMVERGVEMVVGVTQDDLFGPTVTVGLGGVLVEVLHDAAVRVPPFGEDQARAMLTELRGHALLEGVRGAPPADVDALVEVVLRIQRMALELGDELSELDINPLMVLPRGQGAVALDALAICR; this is translated from the coding sequence ATGCTTGGATCTACTCACGGCACCCTCACCACCGACTTCCGCGCACGTGTCGAGGCCTGCGGGGAACACCCCCGGGCGGCCGTCCACTCCACGACGGCCCCGTCCGGCGGCGGCGCGGACCGGGACGCCCTGGATGTCAGCGGGCGGCCCCTGCACGCCGACGTGCCCGACCTCGACCGGTTCTTCCGGCCCGAGTCCGTGGCGATCGTCGGCGCCTCCGATGCCGACGGCAGACCCAACACGGGCATCACCCGCCAGCTCTTCGCCTGGGCCGAGCGCGTCGGGGCCCGCGTCCATCCCGTCCACCCCACCCGCCCCGCCGTCTTCGGGCGCCCCTGCTTCGCCTCCGTGGCCGACCTGCCCGAGCAGGTGGACCTGGCGGTGCTGCTGGTCGGCGACCCACTGCCGGTCATCGAGCAACTCGCCGAGGCGAAGGTGAAGTTCGCGGTGGCCTTCGCCTCCGGCTTCGCCGAGACCGGCGAGGAGGGGAAGGCCGCCCAGGCCCGGCTCGCCACGGCCGTGGCACGCTCCGGGCTCCGCCTCCTCGGCCCGAACACCAATCTGAACGCCTTCGAGCGGTTCCGCGAGGACCTCGACGGCCCGGCCATCGCCCTGATCACCCAGTCCGGCCACCAGGGCCGGCCCGTCTACACCCTCCAGGAACTGGGCATCCGGCTCTCGCACTGGGCCCCCACGGGCAACGAGGCCGACCTGGAGACCGCCGATTTCATCTCGTACTTCGCCGAGCAGCCCGAGGTCGGGGCGATCGCCTGCTACGTGGAGGGCCTCAAGGACGGCCGCTCCTTCCTCCTGGCCGCCGACCGGGCCGCCCGCAACCGCGTCCCCGTCGTCGCCGTCAAGGTCGGCCGGACCGAGACGGGCGCCCGGATGGCCGCCTCCCACACCGGCAAGCTCACCGGCGCGGACACGGTGGTGGACGCCGCCATGCGGCAGTTCGGGGTGATCCGGGTCGACGGCCTGGACGAACTCCAGGACACCGCCGCCCTGCTGGCCCGCGCCCGCCGCCCGCAGTCCGACGGAGTGGTCGTCTACTCCATCTCCGGCGGCACCGGAGCCCACTTCTCCGACCTGGCGACGGAGGCGGGCCTGCACCTGCCCGGCCTCTCCGCGGCCAAGCAGGCCGAACTCCACCAGTGGATACCGGCGTACCTGAACGTCGCGAACCCGGTGGACAACGGCGGCCACCCGGTCGGCGACTGGCGCGGCCGGAAGATCATCGACGCGATCCTCGCGGACCCCGCGGTCGGGGTCCTGATCTGCCCGATCACCGGCCCCTTCCCCCCCATGAGCGACAAGCTCGCCCAGGACCTGGTCGACGCGGCGGAGCAGACGGACAAACTGATCTGCGTGATCTGGGGCTCCCCGGTCGGTACGGAGGACGCCTACCGCACGACGCTGCTCGGCTCCTCCCGGGTGGCCACCTTCCGCACCTTCGGCAACTGCATCACCGCCGTCCGCGCCTATCTCGACCACCACCGCTTCACGACCGCGTACCGCTCCCCCTTCGAGGACGCGCCCCGCACCCCCTCGCCCTCGTACCGCAAGGCACAGGCCCTGATGCGCCCGGGCCAGCAGCTGAGCGAGCACGCGGCGAAGCAGCTGCTGCGGGCGTACGGCATCCGGGTGCCGCGCGAACAGCTGGTGACCAGCGCGGCGGCGGCGGTCCGCGCGGCGGGCCTGGTCGGCTACCCGGTGGTCATGAAGGCCTCGGGCCCCCAGCTGGCCCACAAAACGGAACTGGGCCTGGTCAAGGTCGGCCTCACCTCGGCCAGCCAGATCCGCGACGCCTACCGCGAGCTGACGGACATCGCCCGCTACGAGGACATCCCGCTGGACGGCATCCTGGTCTGCCAGATGGTCGAGCGGGGGGTGGAGATGGTCGTCGGCGTCACCCAGGACGACCTGTTCGGCCCCACGGTGACGGTGGGCCTGGGCGGCGTCCTGGTCGAGGTCCTGCACGACGCGGCGGTCCGCGTGCCACCGTTCGGCGAGGACCAGGCGCGCGCGATGCTGACGGAACTCCGCGGCCATGCGCTCCTGGAGGGGGTCCGCGGGGCGCCTCCGGCGGATGTCGACGCGCTGGTGGAGGTCGTCCTGCGGATCCAGCGCATGGCGCTGGAGCTGGGCGACGAACTCTCGGAACTGGACATCAACCCCCTGATGGTCCTCCCCCGAGGCCAAGGCGCAGTCGCCTTGGACGCCCTGGCCATCTGCCGCTGA
- a CDS encoding flavin reductase family protein produces MGHAGMAATVVRYLRSAGFPTAMEPAPVDAHPRPDLRAVGDDERAPVSPADFRAVLGNFASGVTIITAPGVDDEPWPAGFACQSFASLSLDPPLVTFMVGRSSTSWPRIARAGVFCVNILGAEQSGLCRAFAVSGADKFAGVEHTPAPVTGSPQLAGVPAWIDCRIHAVHTGGDHLIVVGRVEAMGAAGEGDPLLFHKGRFARLTPNPA; encoded by the coding sequence ATGGGACACGCAGGGATGGCGGCCACCGTCGTCCGATACCTCAGATCAGCCGGCTTCCCCACCGCCATGGAGCCCGCGCCCGTCGACGCGCATCCGCGCCCCGATCTCCGCGCCGTCGGCGACGACGAGCGCGCCCCGGTCAGCCCCGCCGACTTCCGGGCCGTGCTCGGGAACTTCGCCAGCGGGGTCACGATCATCACCGCACCCGGAGTGGACGACGAGCCCTGGCCGGCCGGCTTCGCCTGCCAGTCCTTCGCCTCGCTGTCCCTCGATCCGCCCCTGGTGACCTTCATGGTCGGGCGCAGCTCGACCAGCTGGCCGCGGATCGCCCGGGCCGGGGTGTTCTGCGTGAACATTCTCGGGGCCGAGCAGAGCGGGCTCTGCCGGGCCTTCGCGGTCAGCGGGGCCGACAAGTTCGCGGGGGTCGAGCACACGCCGGCGCCGGTCACGGGGTCTCCGCAGCTGGCCGGCGTACCGGCCTGGATCGACTGCCGGATCCATGCCGTGCACACCGGCGGCGACCACCTGATCGTGGTCGGCCGGGTGGAGGCGATGGGCGCGGCGGGCGAGGGCGACCCCCTGCTCTTCCACAAGGGCAGATTCGCCCGCCTGACCCCCAACCCGGCCTGA
- a CDS encoding VOC family protein has translation MLGTDFRTGSPNWLDLGSPDTVGDAAFYGVVFGWEFVSAGPDAGGYGFFHKGGKTVAAMGPLMDEGATAAWMVYFQTPDIQTTAKAVTQGGGQVRAEPMDVMGEGWLAQFTDPGGAEFAVWQPGKTKGLGVTSADNTLCWVELHTADPVAATTFYRTLFGWRSEEMEAPGMTYRVLSIGEGDQQDGSFGGVAPLQESQGGDDTRWVPYFAVADVDDTATAVAENGGTVLMPGVDVPDVGRIAWLADTSGAVFAVLKPNPR, from the coding sequence ATGCTCGGCACCGACTTCCGTACCGGCTCCCCCAACTGGCTCGACCTCGGCAGCCCCGACACCGTCGGCGACGCCGCCTTCTACGGGGTGGTCTTCGGCTGGGAGTTCGTCTCGGCCGGGCCCGACGCGGGCGGGTACGGGTTCTTCCACAAGGGCGGGAAGACCGTCGCCGCGATGGGGCCGCTGATGGACGAGGGGGCGACTGCGGCCTGGATGGTGTACTTCCAGACCCCGGACATCCAGACCACCGCCAAGGCCGTGACCCAGGGCGGCGGGCAGGTCCGGGCCGAGCCGATGGACGTGATGGGCGAAGGGTGGCTTGCCCAGTTCACCGACCCCGGCGGCGCCGAGTTCGCGGTATGGCAGCCGGGGAAGACCAAGGGGCTGGGGGTGACCTCCGCGGACAACACCCTGTGCTGGGTGGAACTGCACACGGCGGACCCGGTGGCCGCCACCACCTTCTACCGCACGCTGTTCGGCTGGCGGTCGGAGGAGATGGAGGCGCCGGGGATGACCTACCGGGTGCTGAGCATCGGCGAGGGCGACCAGCAGGACGGGTCCTTCGGCGGGGTGGCGCCGCTGCAGGAGAGCCAGGGAGGTGACGACACGCGCTGGGTGCCGTACTTCGCCGTGGCGGACGTCGATGACACCGCCACGGCGGTGGCGGAGAACGGCGGCACAGTGCTGATGCCGGGGGTGGACGTGCCGGACGTCGGGCGGATCGCCTGGCTGGCCGACACCAGCGGGGCGGTGTTCGCCGTGCTGAAGCCCAACCCCCGGTAG
- a CDS encoding enoyl-CoA hydratase/isomerase family protein, translating to MNDPATLLHRTENNVSWITLNRPDAMNAITWDQRDRLIDLLAEATADPAVRAVVLTATGKGFCAGADLRGAPAPAGGDRVAGDIARMIRLGAQRLITAVLDCEKPVIAAVNGTAAGIGAHLALACDLVIAAEPATFIEVFVRRGLVPDGAGAYLLPRLIGPQKAKELMFFGDALTARDAERFGLVNTVVPADDLAETARAWAERLAQGPTRAIALTKQLVNASLDSDRATALAAEATAQEINMTTADANEGVASFVERRTPKYRGH from the coding sequence ATGAACGATCCCGCCACCCTCCTCCACCGCACCGAGAACAACGTCTCGTGGATCACGCTCAACCGTCCCGACGCCATGAACGCCATCACCTGGGACCAACGCGACCGCCTCATCGACCTCCTCGCCGAGGCCACCGCCGATCCCGCCGTCCGGGCGGTCGTTCTTACCGCCACCGGCAAGGGCTTCTGCGCCGGCGCAGATCTCCGCGGCGCCCCCGCCCCCGCCGGAGGCGACCGTGTTGCCGGCGACATCGCCCGGATGATCCGCCTCGGCGCCCAGCGCCTCATCACCGCCGTGCTGGACTGCGAAAAGCCCGTGATCGCCGCAGTCAACGGCACCGCCGCCGGCATCGGCGCCCACCTCGCCCTCGCCTGCGACCTCGTCATCGCCGCCGAACCGGCCACGTTCATCGAGGTGTTCGTCCGCCGCGGCCTGGTCCCGGACGGGGCCGGCGCCTACCTGCTGCCCCGCCTGATCGGCCCGCAGAAGGCCAAGGAGCTGATGTTCTTCGGCGATGCGCTCACCGCCCGCGACGCGGAGCGGTTCGGCCTGGTCAACACAGTGGTCCCCGCCGACGACCTGGCGGAGACGGCCCGCGCCTGGGCGGAACGCCTCGCGCAGGGCCCGACCCGGGCCATCGCCCTGACCAAGCAGCTGGTCAACGCCTCCCTGGACTCCGACCGCGCGACCGCCCTGGCCGCCGAGGCCACCGCCCAGGAGATCAACATGACCACGGCGGACGCGAACGAGGGCGTGGCCTCCTTCGTGGAACGGCGCACGCCCAAGTACCGCGGCCACTGA